The DNA region GGTTGCGCTCAGGCTTGCGCTCTTACAGACCATAGGCGCAAGAATCGCCTTTTTTGATGAACCCACCTCAAACCTTGATGCAGCAAGGAGGCTAAACCTTGCCCATGCATTCCGCGCAATAGATATAGGCCAGGAAGAGGTGACAGAACACTGGTATGATCAGCTATTTCTAATCAGCCATGATGTTAACTTTACTGAGATCACGGATCAGATTATATCTCTGTAATATCCCTTTTTAGGATATGCCGAGCTGCTCATTAAAGAGGAGCATGTTTCCATAAGCAGTGGCCTCAACCTCTTTGCCATTCTCGAACCTGATAAAGACCGCCTCAGGGAAAATGAGTTTTTTGCCTGTCGGCGCAATACCCATCAGCTCCCCTTTAAAGGTGCCGCGCATGGTAACGCGCACCGCCACTTTATCATCATTAGCAATAATATCTTCAATTGTGACATGCAGGTCAGGGAATGCCCTGCGCATATTTGTTACAAATTCCTTGAACCCCTCTGGCCCTTTAATATCATGGGTGGGGAAATGGTAGATATAGTTTTCCGCCAGGAGCTTGTTAACTGCTTCAAGGTTGCCTTTATTAACCATTTCATCAATAACGCGCCGCACTATGGCCTTGTTTTCTTCTGCTGACATGATATGCCTCCATTGAAATACCGGTTTAAAATAACTTTTATCCGGTCTTATCTGCTGTCGGACACCCCCTTATACCATCATGCGCCGATAAGTCTTTTTATTGCTTCATCAGGCTGATCAAACCTGATGTGGATCGAGTGGTCAGATAGCACATGATACCCTATGCCTACAATTTTGCCAAGCTGTTCGATTTTTTTTGATGCGCCCGCATCCGGTATAACAAGCTGTGTCTTTATCTTTGCGCCCAGCAACTTATGGGCCACATCATTGTTTGACAGCCTGAAGGTGAAGGAGAGGCCTGAAATGGATATATCATAAAGCACCCCAATAAATGGCTTTCCTGCCGGGGCACCTGATGAATTAAGGAGCTGGACACCTACCTTGCCGTTTAATTTTTTGCGTAAATTACGCCTGCGGTTCATCCCCTTTTTAAGCAGTATCTCGGATGCGCGGCCTGCCCTGTTGCAGTAATCGGTCAGCTTCTGTTCGAGTGCCGGATATTTTTCCTTCCATTCCTCCAGTGATCTTCTATCAAGAGAGCGTGCCTTTAACTGTGTCTTTGCAATGAGTGTCACGGTCCTTACAGCAGTGTGATAAAAAAAGGTATCCTCTCCTGCAATATCTCCCGGTTCAAGTATTTTAAGGGACTTTGCATCATCTTTTATAAAGACCATATCGATCTGGCCCTTATCCAGAAAATACAGAGAGGAGTCTGCATCCCCGACCGAAGTGATTACTGCCCCTTCATTAAACACCCTTTCCCTCATGGCAAAATAGAGGGCGTTTGCCTCCTCTGGGGAAAGAGAGCTATATAATTCAGCCCATACATTTCGGTGGTTTTTATCTATAGCCCTGCTCTTTTCATCATCAATAATATCCGCTGAATCGGATATCTCTTTCAGGGCCATAGGGGCTACATCAAGGAGTTTATCTCTAAGGGCTTCAGCCTTGAAAAAATCTCTCTGCTTTGCTTTCTCGACTATCAGTTCATATAGCAGCTTTACAGCTGCATCCTTATTTCCCTCGCCTAAGTACTGATCAACAAGACTTTCCTGTTTTGAGACTGAGTCCATGTTTACACCCTCCTGATAGGAATAATTGTATGCCCTTATATCACAGATAATGGTTATAGTCGAAAATTTTAGTTAAATAAATTCGATTCATTTCATATTGAATAGGTTGCTTTATATCCTCTTTTTTATTATCTTTATCAGAAAATAACAAATAAACATAAAAGAGAAATATTATGAATGACTGGTGTGATCAGCATGATAATGTATCAGATGGTGACAGGATTTACCGCTGCTCAAAGTGCGGGAAAAGACTTTCTCCACGAAGGCTTTTTAATGAATCTGGTGAATTTGCCGGTTGGCAGCTCCCCCCCCATAAGGAAAAGGGGCATAAAATAAGGGCGTTAAGAAAGCAGGGGCCCAAGAAATGATAAATAGCAGACCTGTATGGTCATCAGAATCAGGCCGGATTTGTCCGGAATGTGGAAACCCTGTTTCATCCTGTACTTGTAAAAAGAAAAAGGATTTAAAAACAGAGAAAAACTCAAGGAATTTCCCTGATGACGGCATAATAAGGGTAATGAGAGAGACAAAGGGGCACGGTGGAAAAACTGTTACCATAATAGGGGGTATACCTATTGAAAACAGCAAGTTAAAGGATCTGGCAAAGCAGTTGAAAAACAGGTGTGCCACAGGCGGTACAATAAAGGATAACGAAATTATAATACAGGGTGACCACAGAGAGGTTATTCTTCAGGAACTCACA from Desulfatiglans sp. includes:
- a CDS encoding translation initiation factor; translation: MINSRPVWSSESGRICPECGNPVSSCTCKKKKDLKTEKNSRNFPDDGIIRVMRETKGHGGKTVTIIGGIPIENSKLKDLAKQLKNRCATGGTIKDNEIIIQGDHREVILQELTKQGYRVKISGN
- a CDS encoding cyclic nucleotide-binding domain-containing protein, whose amino-acid sequence is MDSVSKQESLVDQYLGEGNKDAAVKLLYELIVEKAKQRDFFKAEALRDKLLDVAPMALKEISDSADIIDDEKSRAIDKNHRNVWAELYSSLSPEEANALYFAMRERVFNEGAVITSVGDADSSLYFLDKGQIDMVFIKDDAKSLKILEPGDIAGEDTFFYHTAVRTVTLIAKTQLKARSLDRRSLEEWKEKYPALEQKLTDYCNRAGRASEILLKKGMNRRRNLRKKLNGKVGVQLLNSSGAPAGKPFIGVLYDISISGLSFTFRLSNNDVAHKLLGAKIKTQLVIPDAGASKKIEQLGKIVGIGYHVLSDHSIHIRFDQPDEAIKRLIGA
- a CDS encoding ester cyclase: MSAEENKAIVRRVIDEMVNKGNLEAVNKLLAENYIYHFPTHDIKGPEGFKEFVTNMRRAFPDLHVTIEDIIANDDKVAVRVTMRGTFKGELMGIAPTGKKLIFPEAVFIRFENGKEVEATAYGNMLLFNEQLGIS